In a genomic window of Allomeiothermus silvanus DSM 9946:
- a CDS encoding O-antigen ligase family protein, which produces MREFFRALPFALLPLQPAWFALGAAAVGLLRWERWLVGTALLCVLLGSLGQLWAPRELYPLERPPFLGSLSPQASPNLIRPFDLDGMFGWNSADQAGGFAQRVKEGFWRLPRKNPQSGREQAEFLAGRWYPLEPGQTYTQSFYLRHDGTQASFQITFFTERGHHPVPTQMEKVAPGIWRVWGSYTAQEGDKAVRAIDFFNGGGDWTYLEVGWAQLERGSAPTPYRPGEIPQVGLWPRLAWWVGLALMSVLVFQGCFFLLRKVNSRWAAIALLLGLAVHLGYGMYQLTHFEAVPARASGFTPQPNCFGHGAVMVAGLAWVLGGARAGGVALLLAAATVWASGSRAAFLALGALVLAWLMTLRRSRPFALAGLMIGSFWLWLEPSFLGRLSSVFQLDSSAESRLQFWHIALKAFREHPLGGVGFGNFPLYYQINLPPGAIETYAPHAHNLLLHLLAEGGLLGLAGFGVLWGSVAVVLVRRSAWRGLVLLGVAFLLNLFDYTFFNAAVYYPLWAGIAWAMLQAEQNERAVIPAPRNHNHPDTLTG; this is translated from the coding sequence TTGAGGGAGTTCTTCCGGGCCCTGCCCTTTGCTTTGTTGCCACTCCAGCCCGCTTGGTTTGCCCTCGGCGCGGCAGCGGTCGGGCTGCTGCGCTGGGAGCGGTGGCTGGTGGGGACAGCGCTGCTATGTGTACTGCTGGGCTCGCTGGGACAGCTTTGGGCCCCCAGGGAGCTGTACCCCTTGGAACGCCCCCCCTTCCTCGGGAGCCTATCTCCGCAGGCTTCCCCCAACCTCATACGGCCGTTTGATCTGGACGGGATGTTTGGTTGGAACTCGGCGGACCAAGCCGGGGGGTTTGCCCAGCGGGTGAAAGAGGGCTTCTGGCGTTTGCCGCGGAAAAATCCCCAGAGCGGGCGCGAGCAGGCGGAGTTCTTGGCGGGCCGTTGGTATCCCCTCGAGCCCGGCCAGACCTACACCCAGAGCTTCTACCTGCGCCACGACGGGACGCAGGCGAGTTTTCAGATCACCTTCTTTACGGAGCGGGGTCATCATCCTGTGCCCACGCAGATGGAAAAGGTTGCCCCGGGAATCTGGCGGGTCTGGGGTAGCTATACTGCCCAAGAGGGGGATAAGGCGGTACGGGCCATTGACTTCTTCAACGGTGGGGGGGACTGGACCTACCTCGAGGTAGGCTGGGCCCAGCTCGAGCGGGGTTCGGCGCCCACGCCGTACCGCCCAGGGGAAATCCCGCAAGTGGGCCTCTGGCCCAGGCTGGCTTGGTGGGTAGGGCTGGCCCTGATGTCCGTACTGGTGTTTCAAGGGTGCTTTTTCCTTTTGCGGAAGGTTAATTCCCGTTGGGCGGCGATAGCCCTTTTGCTGGGCCTAGCTGTGCACCTAGGGTACGGGATGTATCAGCTAACGCATTTCGAAGCGGTGCCAGCCAGGGCCAGCGGCTTTACCCCCCAGCCGAACTGCTTTGGGCATGGGGCGGTGATGGTAGCCGGTCTGGCCTGGGTGTTGGGGGGGGCGAGGGCGGGCGGGGTGGCCTTGTTATTAGCCGCGGCGACCGTCTGGGCCTCCGGAAGCCGGGCGGCCTTCCTGGCCTTAGGGGCCCTGGTATTGGCTTGGCTAATGACCTTGCGGCGCTCGAGGCCGTTTGCGCTGGCTGGGTTAATGATCGGGTCGTTTTGGCTTTGGCTGGAGCCCAGCTTTCTGGGTCGGCTGTCGTCGGTGTTTCAATTAGACTCGAGCGCCGAGTCCCGGCTGCAATTTTGGCATATCGCTCTTAAGGCGTTTCGGGAGCATCCGCTGGGGGGGGTGGGGTTTGGCAATTTCCCTCTTTACTACCAGATCAATTTGCCCCCTGGGGCCATTGAAACCTATGCCCCCCACGCCCACAACCTGCTTTTGCACCTGCTGGCCGAGGGTGGGCTGTTGGGCTTGGCTGGTTTTGGGGTGCTGTGGGGCAGCGTAGCCGTGGTCTTGGTTCGCCGCTCTGCGTGGAGGGGGCTGGTTCTGCTGGGGGTGGCCTTCTTGCTCAACCTATTCGACTACACCTTCTTCAACGCGGCGGTCTACTACCCCCTCTGGGCGGGCATCGCCTGGGCCATGCTGCAAGCCGAGCAGAACGAGCGCGCAGTGATACCTGCACCGCGGAATCACAACCATCCCGATACACTGACAGGATGA
- the wbaP gene encoding undecaprenyl-phosphate galactose phosphotransferase WbaP, with translation MQQIRYATESLEVTASPRWAAATLFLTDFAMTILAMAGGIWLRYLWDRSLLWDIYLDLWPMLLLFPLGYALAGLYGGGIAPPEELRRLSYATSLVFVILGAATFMYKSGADYSRGAFVFAWGLALVLVPLGRALVRELFARKPWWGAAVLVLGAGKTGEAVVRALRKQPGLGLKPLALLDDDPAKQGQKVEGVPVVGGLERAQEFAQMGVKHAIVAMPGVARERLLELLERHGADFPHLTLIPDLFGLASLWVTSRDLGGVLGLEVRQKLLLPGPKLVKRVMDMSLVVVFALPLFFLIVLLGLLIRLDSPGSLFYAHDRLGLAANRFKAWKFRSMVRDADRRLAEYLECHPELREEWERDQKLKNDPRITRVGKFLRKTSLDELPQLWNVLRGEMSLVGPRPIVEEEVRRYGPLFALYTKVRPGLTGLWQVSGRNDTTYAERVAMDAYYVRNWSPWLDLYILARTVWVVLFGKGAY, from the coding sequence ATGCAGCAAATTAGATATGCTACGGAAAGCTTGGAGGTTACGGCCTCGCCTCGCTGGGCGGCGGCAACTCTCTTTCTGACCGATTTCGCTATGACCATCCTGGCTATGGCAGGAGGGATATGGCTACGCTACCTGTGGGACCGCTCCTTACTCTGGGACATCTATCTCGACCTCTGGCCCATGCTTTTGCTCTTCCCCCTGGGCTACGCTTTGGCAGGGCTGTATGGGGGGGGCATCGCTCCCCCGGAGGAGTTGCGCCGTCTTTCCTACGCTACTAGCCTGGTCTTTGTGATCTTGGGGGCGGCCACCTTCATGTACAAGTCGGGGGCGGATTATTCGCGGGGGGCCTTTGTATTTGCCTGGGGACTGGCCTTAGTGCTAGTACCGCTGGGCCGGGCTTTAGTGCGCGAGCTTTTTGCCCGCAAGCCCTGGTGGGGGGCCGCCGTGTTGGTGCTGGGGGCTGGCAAAACTGGCGAAGCGGTGGTGCGGGCTTTGCGCAAGCAGCCTGGGCTGGGCCTCAAACCCCTTGCTCTGCTGGACGATGATCCGGCCAAGCAAGGGCAGAAAGTAGAAGGGGTGCCGGTGGTGGGGGGCCTCGAGCGGGCCCAGGAGTTTGCTCAAATGGGGGTCAAACACGCCATCGTGGCCATGCCGGGTGTGGCGCGGGAGCGCTTGTTGGAGCTTTTGGAGCGGCATGGGGCAGACTTCCCCCACCTGACCTTGATCCCCGACTTGTTCGGCCTCGCGAGCTTGTGGGTTACCTCGCGCGACCTGGGGGGAGTGCTGGGGCTCGAGGTGCGGCAGAAGCTTTTGTTACCGGGGCCCAAGTTGGTAAAGCGGGTCATGGATATGAGTTTGGTTGTTGTTTTTGCTCTGCCGCTGTTCTTTCTGATCGTCCTCCTTGGCCTGTTGATTCGTCTGGACTCCCCGGGATCGTTGTTCTATGCTCATGATCGGCTTGGGTTGGCTGCGAATCGCTTTAAGGCATGGAAATTTCGTTCAATGGTGCGGGATGCAGACCGTAGACTCGCAGAATATCTAGAATGCCATCCCGAGCTGCGCGAGGAGTGGGAACGGGATCAGAAGCTGAAGAACGACCCTCGGATAACCCGGGTGGGCAAGTTTTTGCGCAAGACCAGCCTGGATGAGCTTCCCCAGCTTTGGAACGTGCTCAGAGGAGAGATGAGTCTTGTAGGGCCCCGGCCTATCGTCGAGGAGGAAGTGCGCCGCTACGGCCCTCTCTTTGCTCTGTACACCAAAGTCCGCCCAGGCCTGACCGGATTGTGGCAGGTTTCCGGGCGCAACGATACCACTTACGCTGAGCGAGTAGCTATGGATGCCTACTACGTGCGCAACTGGTCACCCTGGTTAGACCTCTACATCCTGGCCCGCACGGTCTGGGTGGTGCTGTTTGGTAAGGGGGCTTATTGA
- a CDS encoding glycosyltransferase, which translates to MRVLHILEATGGGTARHVVDLCVGLAGQGVEVHLAYSPLRMDRILEGGLPLLRQSGVRLLELPLRRAPHPGDLKALLALRKYLKQAGLFDLVHGHSSKAGGLARLLRLLGSAKAVYTPHAFITLSPEINDAARWVYGLVERGLSPLTSTLIAVSEDEAREAIRLGYPREKVRIIPNAIGLRTSQGEAREEVRGRLGLGHNDLAVGFVGRFVSQKAPLILLDAFAKVAPKNPQARLVMVGDGPLGNTLKQRARELALEDRVIWPGFMDGRQTMRAFDIFALSSVYEGFPYVLLEAMAEGLPLVATRVGGTELAIREGENGFVVPIGDIQGFAQSLDLLLSDTALRRRMGENSRIRVQQFTVDKMVEATLALYKELLQE; encoded by the coding sequence GTGCGGGTTCTGCATATTTTGGAAGCCACCGGTGGAGGTACAGCCCGGCACGTGGTGGACCTGTGTGTGGGGTTGGCCGGGCAGGGGGTGGAAGTGCACCTAGCTTACTCTCCTCTGCGTATGGATCGGATCCTGGAGGGGGGACTACCTCTGTTGCGCCAAAGTGGGGTGCGGCTTTTAGAACTTCCCCTGCGTCGTGCTCCCCATCCTGGCGATCTGAAAGCCCTACTCGCTCTGAGGAAGTATTTGAAGCAGGCGGGTCTCTTTGACCTGGTGCATGGGCATAGCTCCAAGGCAGGGGGGTTGGCCCGGCTGTTGCGATTGCTAGGGAGTGCAAAGGCGGTGTACACTCCCCACGCCTTCATTACCCTTTCCCCCGAAATTAACGATGCTGCGCGCTGGGTTTACGGCTTGGTGGAGCGTGGATTGTCGCCCCTTACTAGCACCCTCATCGCTGTCTCCGAGGATGAGGCTAGAGAGGCTATTCGTTTAGGTTATCCCAGGGAAAAAGTGCGGATTATTCCCAACGCCATCGGTCTAAGAACCTCGCAAGGGGAAGCAAGAGAAGAAGTGCGGGGAAGGTTGGGCCTGGGTCATAACGACTTGGCTGTAGGCTTCGTGGGCCGCTTTGTCTCGCAGAAGGCCCCTCTTATTTTGCTTGACGCCTTTGCCAAAGTCGCTCCAAAAAACCCTCAGGCTCGCTTGGTGATGGTGGGGGATGGACCCCTAGGGAACACCTTAAAGCAAAGAGCGCGAGAGTTGGCGCTGGAAGACCGGGTTATCTGGCCAGGGTTTATGGACGGGCGGCAAACCATGCGCGCCTTTGACATCTTTGCTCTATCCAGCGTTTATGAGGGCTTTCCTTACGTGCTTCTGGAGGCTATGGCGGAGGGGCTGCCCCTCGTGGCTACCCGGGTAGGGGGCACCGAGCTGGCCATCAGGGAAGGTGAAAACGGCTTTGTCGTACCAATAGGGGATATACAGGGTTTTGCCCAATCGCTGGATTTGCTGTTATCAGATACGGCTTTGCGCAGGCGTATGGGGGAGAACAGCCGGATTCGGGTGCAACAGTTCACCGTGGATAAGATGGTAGAGGCAACCCTAGCCTTGTATAAGGAGCTGCTACAAGAGTGA
- a CDS encoding glycosyltransferase yields the protein MCRVALLIPVYNDQKGLEFSLSTLPTEIPLGVVVVDDGSQPPITLPELPFPHQGYLLRLEQNQGIEHALNHGLEWILTRGYEYVARLDAGDIALPGRFLAQLRFLEEHPDYALVGGQVRFVDGEGREVFRERFPETHEEIRRTMHARNCFIHPAVMLRTSVLRAVGLYSEHFKAVEDYELFFRIAKSYKTANLDYVVVEVYWNPKGISLTKRRKQVWNRLRVMMRFFELRRKESWLGLLKNLLLLVIPVPWVQALKRRLESRRGWL from the coding sequence ATGTGTAGGGTAGCCCTACTCATCCCGGTTTATAACGACCAGAAGGGGCTCGAGTTCAGTCTTTCCACGCTTCCCACGGAGATTCCTTTGGGCGTGGTAGTGGTGGACGATGGTAGCCAACCGCCGATTACGTTGCCAGAACTACCATTTCCCCACCAGGGGTACTTGTTGCGTCTGGAGCAAAACCAAGGGATAGAGCATGCTTTGAACCATGGGCTGGAGTGGATTCTAACTCGAGGTTACGAATACGTGGCCCGACTGGACGCGGGGGATATTGCTTTGCCAGGGCGTTTCCTTGCCCAGCTTAGGTTTTTGGAAGAGCATCCTGACTACGCTTTGGTGGGAGGGCAGGTCCGCTTCGTGGACGGCGAGGGGCGGGAGGTATTCCGAGAGCGCTTTCCCGAGACACACGAGGAGATCCGTCGGACCATGCACGCTCGTAACTGCTTCATTCACCCTGCGGTGATGTTGCGTACCTCGGTGTTGCGTGCGGTGGGCTTGTACTCCGAGCACTTTAAAGCCGTAGAGGACTATGAACTTTTTTTTCGTATTGCTAAGAGCTACAAAACGGCAAACCTTGACTATGTTGTAGTGGAGGTGTACTGGAATCCCAAAGGCATATCCCTTACTAAACGGCGCAAACAGGTTTGGAACCGCCTGCGGGTCATGATGCGCTTTTTTGAACTCCGGCGAAAGGAAAGCTGGTTGGGATTGCTAAAAAATCTGCTGCTGCTTGTGATTCCTGTCCCCTGGGTTCAGGCGCTCAAACGTCGCCTTGAGTCCCGTCGGGGGTGGCTGTAG
- a CDS encoding O-antigen ligase family protein has translation MFALLPLYVGYHVCRTLRCSSGITALQVAAWFLLLVVAAKTIFSWQSIYEYLQNPYAHPELAWLYGGGPNLEATWLVMNAAFFRKSKMFWLYWAFAVVVSTLYASRIGILLALLLAIIQVVSARRFYTVFVLLVVALFSGILLYVINPHSIERFTQIGQEPGSSTRLKMWSGALAVLQQMPIAGYGAGNAIPAIERVTGSEFLEDNVHNYYLQVLLDFGPLGLLSWLWLVFWTMRRSRIFTAKDEIGTYLVLYFLGCFVQFRGAEPLFWFVMGLFLASRGRVNREIKNV, from the coding sequence TTGTTTGCTTTGTTGCCACTTTATGTAGGATATCACGTTTGTCGAACCTTGAGATGTAGTTCAGGAATAACAGCTCTACAAGTAGCTGCCTGGTTCCTACTTTTGGTAGTTGCTGCTAAAACAATATTTTCTTGGCAAAGTATTTATGAATATCTGCAAAATCCTTACGCTCATCCGGAGTTGGCTTGGTTATACGGAGGAGGCCCAAATTTGGAGGCCACCTGGCTGGTCATGAACGCGGCTTTTTTTAGGAAAAGCAAGATGTTTTGGCTGTATTGGGCCTTTGCTGTAGTAGTGTCCACGCTTTATGCTAGCCGCATTGGTATACTACTTGCTCTTCTTTTGGCAATAATCCAAGTGGTTTCTGCTCGCAGATTTTATACGGTCTTTGTGCTCTTGGTCGTTGCTTTGTTCAGCGGCATCCTTCTTTACGTTATAAATCCTCATAGTATAGAGCGCTTCACGCAGATTGGCCAAGAGCCGGGATCATCTACTCGCCTAAAAATGTGGTCTGGAGCCCTAGCGGTGCTCCAGCAAATGCCGATAGCTGGTTATGGTGCTGGGAATGCCATACCTGCAATAGAAAGAGTTACTGGAAGTGAATTTCTAGAAGATAATGTGCATAATTATTATCTTCAGGTGCTTTTGGATTTTGGCCCCCTGGGATTGTTGTCTTGGCTTTGGTTGGTATTTTGGACGATGAGAAGGAGTCGCATATTTACAGCTAAGGACGAAATAGGGACCTATCTTGTGCTCTATTTCCTAGGTTGTTTTGTGCAATTTAGAGGTGCGGAACCGCTGTTTTGGTTTGTGATGGGGCTTTTCTTAGCATCCAGAGGAAGGGTCAATAGGGAGATTAAAAATGTGTAG
- a CDS encoding glycosyltransferase — protein MCRVALLIPVYNDQKGLEFSLSTLPTEIPLGVVVVDDGSQPPITLPELPFPHQGYLLRLEQNQGIEHALNHGLEWILTRGYEYVARLDAGDIALPGRFLAQLRFLEEHPDYALVGGQVRFVDLQGNTITKKRYHTVDADLRRSMHVRNSFPHPTVMMRARVLQEIGFYSDRYKAAEDYELFFRILKRFKVANLPDEVLIYRLNPNGISSRKRNMQLWSTLRVMLCHFNPRLIESYLGLFKCIFTFIFPKRIIAFVKKVLGDEVVEWL, from the coding sequence ATGTGTAGGGTAGCCCTACTCATCCCGGTTTATAACGACCAGAAGGGGCTCGAGTTCAGTCTTTCCACGCTTCCCACGGAGATTCCTTTGGGCGTGGTAGTGGTGGACGATGGTAGCCAACCGCCGATTACGTTGCCAGAACTACCATTTCCCCACCAGGGGTACTTGTTGCGTCTGGAGCAAAACCAAGGGATAGAGCATGCTTTGAACCATGGGCTGGAGTGGATTCTAACTCGAGGTTACGAATACGTGGCCCGACTGGACGCGGGGGATATTGCTTTGCCAGGGCGTTTCCTTGCCCAGCTTAGGTTTTTGGAAGAGCATCCTGACTACGCTTTGGTGGGAGGGCAGGTCCGCTTCGTGGATTTACAAGGAAATACGATCACTAAAAAACGCTATCATACGGTAGATGCGGACCTTCGTCGGAGTATGCATGTTAGAAATTCCTTCCCACACCCAACTGTTATGATGCGTGCACGGGTTTTGCAAGAGATAGGCTTCTATAGTGATCGTTACAAGGCCGCTGAAGACTACGAACTTTTTTTCCGAATACTAAAGCGATTTAAAGTAGCTAACTTACCAGATGAGGTATTGATTTACAGGCTTAACCCGAATGGGATTTCCTCTAGAAAGCGCAATATGCAACTGTGGAGCACCCTAAGAGTAATGTTGTGTCACTTCAACCCAAGGCTAATAGAGAGCTACCTAGGTTTGTTTAAGTGTATCTTTACATTTATTTTCCCGAAACGCATTATTGCCTTCGTAAAAAAAGTGTTAGGCGATGAGGTTGTAGAATGGCTATAG
- a CDS encoding glycosyltransferase family 2 protein → MGKTVCAVIVTYNRKELLRECLSAVLSQARRPDHVLVVDNASTDGTPEMLKEEFPQVEVFRLLENQGGAGGFHEGMKRAYEEGYNWLWLMDDDTIPDKKALVELELAAQALEEKVKQPFILASKVVWTDGALHPMNIANVKTNDYDLLIRTIELSFLSIRSASFVSLLIHCQAVASYGLPIKEYFIWNDDVEYTARILKSELGVLVPASRVVHKTSHKYHSLEGIKPERFYYEIRNKLWILLWSKAFFPKEKVRIALSFAKGIGKYLWRYPSAYNFRWLLKGIKDGFRSPWKSSNSK, encoded by the coding sequence ATGGGTAAAACAGTTTGTGCGGTGATTGTGACGTATAACCGCAAAGAGCTTCTTCGGGAGTGTCTGAGTGCGGTGCTTTCCCAGGCCCGTCGCCCAGACCACGTGCTGGTGGTGGATAACGCCTCCACCGACGGCACCCCGGAGATGCTCAAGGAGGAGTTCCCCCAGGTGGAGGTCTTCAGGCTGCTCGAAAACCAAGGGGGAGCGGGGGGCTTTCACGAGGGGATGAAGAGGGCTTACGAGGAGGGGTACAACTGGCTTTGGCTTATGGATGACGACACTATTCCTGATAAAAAAGCCCTAGTTGAGTTAGAGCTTGCAGCTCAGGCGCTCGAGGAAAAGGTAAAACAACCCTTTATATTGGCAAGCAAGGTTGTGTGGACAGATGGTGCTTTGCACCCGATGAACATTGCCAATGTTAAGACCAACGACTACGATCTTCTTATAAGAACTATAGAGTTGTCTTTCCTTTCTATACGTTCGGCCTCTTTTGTTTCTCTTCTCATCCACTGTCAGGCAGTGGCTTCCTATGGTTTACCTATCAAGGAATATTTTATATGGAATGACGACGTTGAATATACAGCAAGGATACTCAAATCCGAGCTGGGAGTCCTTGTACCAGCTAGCAGAGTAGTTCATAAAACGTCACATAAGTACCATTCGCTAGAAGGAATCAAACCAGAAAGATTTTATTACGAAATTAGAAACAAACTGTGGATCCTCCTGTGGAGCAAGGCCTTTTTTCCTAAAGAAAAGGTTAGGATAGCTCTTTCTTTTGCTAAAGGCATAGGGAAATATTTATGGAGATACCCTTCGGCTTATAACTTTCGTTGGCTCCTTAAGGGAATTAAGGATGGATTTAGAAGTCCATGGAAGAGCAGTAATAGTAAATAG
- the glf gene encoding UDP-galactopyranose mutase: protein MKVDWLIVGAGYTGAVLAERIASQLGQKVLVVERRNHIAGNAYDYYDEHGVLVHKYGPHIFHTNSKKVFDHLSRFTEWRPYYHRVRAVIEGKEIPLPFSLASLRALFSERLADKLEEKLIAHCGYGARVPILKLKEIEDPDLRFLADYVYKNVFESYTLKQWGLRPEELSPTVTARVPVLVSYDTRYFQDTYQAMPKEGYTALFRRMLAHPNIKVLLGADWKEVEEEIKFDRLIFTGPMDEFFDYLHGPLPYRSLRFRLESHPGPWFQDVGTVNYPNEHPYTRVTEFKHLTGQAYLPHTVLCYEYPEAYEPKKNEPYYPVPREENEERYRLYLREAEKLETVLFAGRLGDYRYYNMDQAVARALKLFEELAHG from the coding sequence GTGAAGGTAGACTGGCTGATTGTAGGAGCGGGTTACACTGGCGCAGTTTTAGCCGAGCGCATCGCCTCTCAGTTGGGGCAAAAGGTGCTCGTGGTAGAACGGCGCAATCACATTGCAGGTAATGCCTACGATTACTACGACGAGCACGGGGTGTTGGTGCACAAATATGGCCCCCATATCTTCCACACCAATAGCAAGAAGGTTTTCGACCATCTTTCCCGCTTCACCGAGTGGCGGCCCTACTACCACCGGGTGCGGGCGGTGATCGAAGGGAAGGAGATCCCCCTTCCCTTTAGCTTGGCCTCCTTAAGGGCACTCTTTTCCGAGAGGCTTGCGGATAAGTTGGAGGAAAAGCTCATAGCTCACTGCGGCTACGGGGCGCGGGTGCCTATACTGAAGCTGAAAGAAATCGAAGATCCAGATCTCCGTTTCCTGGCGGACTATGTCTACAAAAACGTGTTCGAAAGCTATACCCTGAAGCAGTGGGGCCTACGCCCTGAGGAACTCTCTCCTACGGTGACGGCTCGGGTGCCCGTCTTAGTGAGCTATGACACCCGCTACTTCCAGGACACCTACCAGGCCATGCCCAAGGAGGGGTACACGGCCCTCTTCCGGCGGATGCTTGCCCACCCCAATATCAAGGTGCTCTTGGGGGCAGATTGGAAGGAGGTGGAAGAGGAGATCAAGTTTGACCGGCTCATCTTCACGGGGCCCATGGACGAGTTCTTCGACTACCTCCACGGTCCCTTGCCCTACCGCTCCCTAAGGTTCCGCTTGGAAAGTCACCCCGGGCCTTGGTTCCAGGATGTGGGGACGGTGAACTACCCGAACGAGCACCCCTACACCCGTGTCACCGAGTTCAAGCACCTAACGGGGCAGGCTTACCTTCCCCATACCGTCCTCTGTTACGAGTACCCAGAGGCCTACGAGCCCAAGAAGAATGAGCCCTACTACCCGGTGCCGCGGGAGGAGAACGAGGAGAGATACCGGCTTTACCTGAGGGAGGCGGAGAAGCTCGAGACGGTGCTCTTTGCAGGTCGGCTTGGGGACTACCGCTACTACAACATGGACCAGGCAGTGGCCCGGGCGCTAAAGCTATTTGAGGAGTTAGCCCATGGGTAA